The Cyclobacterium amurskyense genome contains the following window.
AATGGGTAACGCCTGTCCAGTGTTCATAGGTTGGGTGACTATCGTAAGAAAACCAGGCTGTTTGGAAAATTAAGCATAGCACCGCTATGGTGAAATTGAAAACAGCAACGAAACGGCTGATTTTGAAGCGATTTCAGCACGTAATAGATTGTCTATTGCATATTTAGGATTTAAGATACTAAATTTCCCCAAAATGAGACCTATTTACTTTTCCTAAACCCTAACCAGAAGTTTATTCCTAGCTTAGCCATTTCCGCTTATACAACTATTAACTTAATGGCTAAGATCACTTTTTACCCAATTTTTAAATGTGATTATACGGTTTTTTTGGAATAATATTTTCTTGTATTACCAATCAAGTAGAATTCTAATTATTGCTTGTATATTTAGCTTTAAATTATGAAATTGTTCATTATTAACAATTTAAGCAAGCCAAGAAAACATATGCTTAGGCACTTAACCCAAATACTTCTAGTATCGATTTTAATTTTTACCTCATGTTCAGAAAAAGCATCAGAAGCTGATGTACTGACATCTGGAGATCAGGTCAGTTATAATTTTCACGTTAGACCTATTTTGTCAGACAACTGTTTTGCTTGTCATGGACCTGATGAAAACAAACGCGAGTCAGGTTTAAGGCTTGACAGTGAGGAAAGTGCGTACGCCGCACTTAAAGAAAATCCCGGAGCACATGCCATAGTGCCGGGAAATCCGGCAAAATCAGAAATTGTTGCAAGAATTGAATCGACGGATGCTTCTGAGATGATGCCTCCTCCAGAATCTAATCTTAAACTTAGTGCTACAGAGATTGAAACCATTAAAAAATGGATCAAGCAAGGAGCTAAATATGAACCACACTGGGCATTTGTTCCTCCCACAAAAAGTCCACTCCCCAAAACCTCAAATGCTGAATGGGCAAACAATGAAATAGACCATTTTGTATTGGCCAAATTGGACCAACTGGGCCTCAAACCAAATGAACCTGCTGATAAAATGCTTCTTCTCAAAAGGCTAAGTCTGGACCTTACCGGATTACCTCCGACCATGGAACTGATGCGTTCTTATGAAGCCGACGATTCTGAAAATGCAACAGAAAAAATCATAGATAAGCTACTTAGTAAACCCTCTTTTGGAGAAAGGATGGCTGTATTGTGGATGGACATTGCAAGGTATTCAGATTCTTATGGCTACCAAGACGATAATATCAGAACACAGTGGCCTTACAGGGACTGGGTCATCCATGCTTTCAACAAAAACCTACCTTACGACACATTTATAACCTGGCAGCTAGCCGGAGATTTGTTGCCGAATGCAAACAAAGAACAAATCTTGGCAACCGCATTTAATAGGAACCATAAATACACTGAGGAAGGTGGAGTAATACCAGAAGAATACCGGGTGGAATACATTCTAGACAAAACCAATACTTTTAGCAAAGCTATAATTGGTATGACTGTAGAATGCGCACAGTGTCATGACCACAAATATGATCCAATCTCTCAGGAGAATTATTTTCAAATGTATTCTTTTTTCAACAATACTCCTGAGCAAGGCTATGAAGGAGATGTAAGCGTATCCAAACCAGCTAAACACCCTATAATGTGGGTAGAAAAAGAGGATTTGGAAGGAATATTAGATTTTGTTAAT
Protein-coding sequences here:
- a CDS encoding PSD1 and planctomycete cytochrome C domain-containing protein yields the protein MLRHLTQILLVSILIFTSCSEKASEADVLTSGDQVSYNFHVRPILSDNCFACHGPDENKRESGLRLDSEESAYAALKENPGAHAIVPGNPAKSEIVARIESTDASEMMPPPESNLKLSATEIETIKKWIKQGAKYEPHWAFVPPTKSPLPKTSNAEWANNEIDHFVLAKLDQLGLKPNEPADKMLLLKRLSLDLTGLPPTMELMRSYEADDSENATEKIIDKLLSKPSFGERMAVLWMDIARYSDSYGYQDDNIRTQWPYRDWVIHAFNKNLPYDTFITWQLAGDLLPNANKEQILATAFNRNHKYTEEGGVIPEEYRVEYILDKTNTFSKAIIGMTVECAQCHDHKYDPISQENYFQMYSFFNNTPEQGYEGDVSVSKPAKHPIMWVEKEDLEGILDFVNHQDTSKIMVSVMDDFKDTLRQTYILDRGIYDQPTTMVTPSTPEAILKFDENKYPKNRLGLAQWTFAEDNPLTARVFVNLMWQEFFGAGIVRSAGDFGMQGKLPTHPELLDWLAVDFRESGWDVKYLIKKILSSATYQQSATVDKNKIEADPDNFYLARYPRIRLNAEHIRDLVLASSGLISDEIGGPSVKPYQPEGLWEAATSGRGELAEYRQDIGNDLYRRGLYTFIKLTSPPPKPIIFDGSNRDVCEVTRNRTNTPLQALAMLNDPLILEASRVLANNLIREGKEDDEAIKEAFFKIICRAPKEEELALLIEYHQEELKRFKQKPETILETVKAGEFPLDQFSDTPETAALMQVLVAIYNVEEAITKT